The following are encoded in a window of Phaseolus vulgaris cultivar G19833 chromosome 3, P. vulgaris v2.0, whole genome shotgun sequence genomic DNA:
- the LOC137839153 gene encoding uncharacterized protein — MAEDLPMLVSRAVKASLKKLQEENYALKESNLIIRAEAEKLTCNLLMTEMEHSRLEDALDAELRNTRKEASDLRQKLHTQLQEKIDLESKLVPYRVKVADMEAARKAEASMVEKLEKRSADREILLGKVEEERDKALAELAEAREETKKIAAELAQTWDEGKKAAEELARSHEEEENLKKQTHELEQSAAQVLSARFDAALEQVACQYPELDLSMVSICNEVEDGKIVPSED, encoded by the coding sequence ATGGCGGAAGATCTTCCTATGCTCGTATCAAGAGCTGTGAAGGCTTCACTCAAGaagctccaagaggagaacTACGCGCTCAAGGAATCAAATCTTATAATAAGGGCTGAGGCGGAGAAGCTCACTTGCAACCTGCTGATGACTGAGATGGAACACTCAAGGCTGGAGGATGCATTGGACGCTGAGCTAAGGAACacacgcaaggaggcctccgatctgcgccaaaaactgcacACCCAGCTTCAAGAGAAGATTGACCTGGAGAGTAAGTTGGTTCCATACAGGGTCAAGGTAGCAGATATGGAGGCTGCACGAAAAGCTGAAGCGTCCATGGTGGAGAAACTTGAGAAGAGATCAGCAGATAGGGAGATCCTCCTAGGGAAGGTCGAGGAGGAAAGGGACAAGGCTCTCGCTGAGCTCGCCGAAGCTCGTGAGGAGACCAAAaagattgctgcagagctggcccagacTTGGGATGAGGGCAAAAAAGCTGCTGAAGAACTCGCTCGATCTCATGAGGAGGAAGAAAATCTGAAGAAGCAAACTCATGAGCTCGAGCAGAGCGCTGCTCAAGTCCTCTCCGCCAGGTTCGACGCCGCTCTGGAGCAAGTAGCATGCCAATACCCTGAGCTCGACCTTTCCATGGTGTCGATCTGCAACGAAGTGGAGGATGGGAAGATTGTACCCTCTGAAGACTAA